TCCAGTAGCTCACGCCGTCGCAACCGCAGATCGGCTTGCGAGCATCGTTCTCCGTCGGAATCGCCTGGCAGGTGCCATCTCCGCAACCGGGCGCATTGCAGTATTGTCCCGAGGGACACGCCGTGCCGCCCCACTTGCACGCGACGCCACCGCCGCCCCCCGCTGCGCCGCCGCTGCCCGCGGCACCACCGCCGCCGGCTGCGCCACCGCTGCCGGCCATACCGCCGCTGCCGGCCATACCGCCGCTGCCGGCCATGCCGCCGCTGCCGGCCATGCCCCCGCCTGCGGCGCTTCCACCGCTGCCACTGCTTCCGCCGCTGCTCGACCCCGCGCTTCCGCCGCTGCCTCCCGTGGAGCCTGCGCTTCCGCCGCTGCCGCTCGAGCTCGAGTCGTCGCTCGAGCACGCGACCATCGCCAATGCCAACGTTCCCAGAAGCATCCCTCTAAGCATGCCGACAGGATAAGGGATCGGCGCCCCAGCCACCAGTTCCGGCTTCGGCGGGTCACGATCGGATGAAAAACGCTGTACGCTCCCGCCGCCCGCATGAGCTGGTTTCGACTCTGGCTGCGTTTCGCTCACATCGCCTTCGTCTGTGCGGGCGCGTTCCTCGTGTACGGCTTTCGCCGGCTATTCGCGGGACGGCTCTCCGAAGAGCGCCGCCAGCGTTTGATCGGCGAGTCCCTCGCGTCTCTCTTGGAACGCCTCGGCGCCACGTTCATCAAGTTCGGACAGATCCTGAGCACGCGCCCGGATCTATTGCCGCCCGGCGTCATCGAGCCCTTGGCGCGGCTCCAAGATCAGGTGCCGCCGGCGTCCTTCGCCACCATCGAACGCGTGCTTTCGGAGGAATGGACGGACGAGCAGCACGCGCAAGTCCGAGAGCTGGATTCCGCACCGGTTGCGGCCGCCTCCGTGGCACAAGTGCACCGCGCGGTGCTGCAAGACGGAACCGTCGTAGCGCTCAAGGTCCAGCGCCCGGAAGCCGCGTCGCAGGTTCACCGGGACCTGGCGATCCTCGGTTTCTGGGCGCGCCTTTTCGATCGCTTTCGCGCGCTGCGCATGCTGAGCCTCCCGGGCGCCGTCGAGCGCTTCGGCCATGCCCTCGAGGGACAGCTCGACTTCCTGGGCGAGGCCGCGAACAACCGGCGTTTCGCCGAGGCCTTCGCCGACAACCCCAACGTCGGTGTGCCGGCCTTGGTGGACCCCCTGTGCACGCGACGCGTCGTGGCCATGGAGTTCGTGGATGGCGTGAAGGCCACGGAGCCCGAAAAAGTGGGTGGGGACCGCGAGAAGCTCGCGCGCCTGGGTGGCGAAGTGGTGCTCAAGATGATCTTCAGCGACGGCTTCGTTCACGCCGACTTGCACCCAGGCAACATCATCCTGACCAAGGACGACCGCCTGGTGCTGGTGGATCTCGGTCTCGTCAGCGAAATCCCCGGAGATCTCCTGCGGCCCTGGGTGGAGACGTTCATCGCGCTCTCGCAGCAGGACGGCGCCACCGCAGCGCGGCTGTTCTACACCTACGCGCCCACCGTGGGGGGGACGGACTACTCCGCCTTCGAGCGCGACGTGGTGAAGAACCTCGAGCAGCTCTATGGCAAGAAGCTCGGGG
This region of Polyangiaceae bacterium genomic DNA includes:
- a CDS encoding AarF/ABC1/UbiB kinase family protein, coding for MSWFRLWLRFAHIAFVCAGAFLVYGFRRLFAGRLSEERRQRLIGESLASLLERLGATFIKFGQILSTRPDLLPPGVIEPLARLQDQVPPASFATIERVLSEEWTDEQHAQVRELDSAPVAAASVAQVHRAVLQDGTVVALKVQRPEAASQVHRDLAILGFWARLFDRFRALRMLSLPGAVERFGHALEGQLDFLGEAANNRRFAEAFADNPNVGVPALVDPLCTRRVVAMEFVDGVKATEPEKVGGDREKLARLGGEVVLKMIFSDGFVHADLHPGNIILTKDDRLVLVDLGLVSEIPGDLLRPWVETFIALSQQDGATAARLFYTYAPTVGGTDYSAFERDVVKNLEQLYGKKLGEVEVSKAVSGMMNVLRKHHVQIDPAFTVVNIALLVAEGLGKQLDPSIDLVPLAQPYLAHAMLTAPAGRPPYRSVPSAA